From the genome of Anaerolineae bacterium, one region includes:
- a CDS encoding glycosyltransferase, with amino-acid sequence MRILIAGQTFYKRNNGQAVFTINLAEGLAQVGHEVLVVAPSERGRPYAKKHNGLTIQTVPTLPFNDNVNVSGFSDGIVERTVVDFKPDLIHIQDHYFICRSVLKTARKYDIPRMGTNHFLPENLTDNFRIPAWASQPIHRLLWQNMLAVFNTLHAATTPTETAVRILRQQQINVPVQAISCGVDQARFKPRPNLNRAEIRRRYGLHPAKTLFIFVGRVDREKGLDVLMEAIKRLNRHNIQLAVAGRSSYLNTLQTLRRNLSLQQDVVFTGFIPGDDLPLLLNSADIFAMPSGAELQSIATLEAMSSGLPVLAANARALPELVEHKVNGYLFQLGSISDAAHGLAMLADAKAQWPQMRAASLARAQAHSLPITVQCYAGLYQNLLTYPYAIKVSPSTPLAKGLNKIAFP; translated from the coding sequence AGAAATAACGGCCAGGCAGTTTTTACTATTAATCTGGCCGAGGGTCTGGCCCAAGTTGGGCACGAGGTTCTGGTGGTAGCGCCCTCCGAGCGCGGACGACCTTACGCCAAAAAACATAACGGATTAACCATTCAAACCGTACCCACCCTGCCGTTCAATGATAATGTCAATGTTTCAGGGTTTTCTGATGGGATTGTTGAGCGCACCGTGGTTGATTTTAAACCGGACCTCATTCACATTCAAGATCACTATTTTATATGTCGCTCGGTCTTAAAAACTGCCCGCAAATATGATATTCCACGGATGGGCACCAATCATTTCTTGCCCGAAAATCTGACGGATAATTTTAGAATTCCCGCCTGGGCCAGCCAGCCCATCCACCGGTTGCTGTGGCAAAATATGTTAGCCGTATTTAACACCCTGCACGCTGCAACCACGCCCACCGAAACAGCGGTGCGTATTTTGCGACAACAACAAATCAACGTGCCGGTCCAGGCCATTTCGTGTGGGGTTGATCAGGCTCGTTTCAAACCACGACCCAATCTGAACCGCGCCGAGATTCGCCGACGTTACGGGCTGCACCCTGCCAAGACCCTGTTTATTTTTGTGGGGCGCGTTGATCGAGAAAAAGGGCTTGATGTGCTGATGGAAGCCATCAAACGCCTCAACCGCCACAACATTCAATTAGCCGTTGCCGGACGGAGCAGTTATCTTAACACGCTGCAAACCTTGCGCCGCAATCTCTCGTTGCAGCAAGATGTTGTGTTCACCGGTTTCATTCCCGGTGACGATTTGCCATTGCTGCTCAACAGCGCCGACATTTTTGCTATGCCCAGCGGGGCCGAGTTGCAGAGCATTGCCACCCTGGAAGCGATGTCAAGCGGTTTACCGGTGCTGGCCGCCAATGCCCGCGCCCTGCCCGAGTTGGTTGAGCACAAAGTGAACGGTTATCTGTTTCAACTCGGCAGTATCAGCGATGCGGCGCACGGTCTGGCGATGCTGGCTGACGCCAAAGCGCAGTGGCCCCAAATGAGAGCCGCCAGTTTGGCCAGAGCGCAAGCGCACAGTTTGCCCATCACGGTTCAATGTTACGCCGGTTTGTATCAAAACCTGCTCACCTACCCTTACGCCATCAAAGTAAGCCCGTCCACCCCACTTGCCAAGGGGTTAAATAAGATTGCTTTTCCATAA